In Mastomys coucha isolate ucsf_1 unplaced genomic scaffold, UCSF_Mcou_1 pScaffold5, whole genome shotgun sequence, one genomic interval encodes:
- the CUNH17orf64 gene encoding uncharacterized protein C17orf64 homolog isoform X4, whose amino-acid sequence MVGSVPCLERSSSTVPAGDALVRHAKGLSQDTFKICKEYLRPLKKFLRKLNLPKDLPQKKRIKYTKQSLEALGDHINTFLQHYCRAWEIKHWKKMLWRFVSLFSELEAKQLRRLYKYTKTNQTAKFLVALCPWDAPERSLLANQEDSLPRLCSAWGLHGNISGMKERLSRMHAPGQEAVMLEEPGSSHCSRGDSLRKLPQKPKLKKKRIKERPESPKSYS is encoded by the exons ATG GTGGGGAGTGTTCCCTGCTTAGAGAGGAGCTCCAGCACTGTACCTGCCGGAGATGCTCTGGTCCGTCATGCCAAGGGCCTGAGCCAGGATACCTTCAAAATT TGTAAAGAATACCTGAGGCCTCTGAAGAAGTTCCTTCGAAAGTTGAACCTGCCCAAGGACCTTCCCCAGAAGAAAAGGATAAAGTACACGAAGCAGAGCCTTGAAGCCCTAGGGGACCATATTAACACCTTCCTGCAGCATTACTGCCGAGCCTGGGAAATCAAGCACTGGAAAAA AATGCTCTGGCGGTTTGTCTCCCTCTTCTCAGAACTGGAAGCAAAGCAGCTTCGTCGGCTCTATAAGTACACCAAAACGAATCAGACGGCCAAGTTCCTG GTTGCACTCTGCCCCTGGGATGCACCGGAGAGATCATTGCTTGCCAACCAGGAGGATAGTCTTCCTAGGCTCTGCAGTGCCTGGGGGTTGCATGGAAATATCAGCGGTATGAAGGAGAGGTTGTCCAGGATGCATGCCCCTGGCCAAGAAGCTGTCATGCTGGAGGAGCCAGGGTCCTCACACTGCTCCAGAGGAG ATTCTTTAAGGAAACTTCCTCAAAAACCAAAGCTGAAGAAAAAGAGGATTAAGGAAAGACCAGAATCTCCCAAGAGCTACTCATAA
- the CUNH17orf64 gene encoding uncharacterized protein C17orf64 homolog isoform X3, with translation MEASDWQGGEGDKPLEKVGSVPCLERSSSTVPAGDALVRHAKGLSQDTFKICKEYLRPLKKFLRKLNLPKDLPQKKRIKYTKQSLEALGDHINTFLQHYCRAWEIKHWKKMLWRFVSLFSELEAKQLRRLYKYTKTNQTAKFLVALCPWDAPERSLLANQEDSLPRLCSAWGLHGNISGMKERLSRMHAPGQEAVMLEEPGSSHCSRGDVTKLWYHWDPLCLLFFQIL, from the exons ATGGAAGCCTCAGACTGGCAAGGGGGTGAAGGAGACAAGCCACTAGAGAAG GTGGGGAGTGTTCCCTGCTTAGAGAGGAGCTCCAGCACTGTACCTGCCGGAGATGCTCTGGTCCGTCATGCCAAGGGCCTGAGCCAGGATACCTTCAAAATT TGTAAAGAATACCTGAGGCCTCTGAAGAAGTTCCTTCGAAAGTTGAACCTGCCCAAGGACCTTCCCCAGAAGAAAAGGATAAAGTACACGAAGCAGAGCCTTGAAGCCCTAGGGGACCATATTAACACCTTCCTGCAGCATTACTGCCGAGCCTGGGAAATCAAGCACTGGAAAAA AATGCTCTGGCGGTTTGTCTCCCTCTTCTCAGAACTGGAAGCAAAGCAGCTTCGTCGGCTCTATAAGTACACCAAAACGAATCAGACGGCCAAGTTCCTG GTTGCACTCTGCCCCTGGGATGCACCGGAGAGATCATTGCTTGCCAACCAGGAGGATAGTCTTCCTAGGCTCTGCAGTGCCTGGGGGTTGCATGGAAATATCAGCGGTATGAAGGAGAGGTTGTCCAGGATGCATGCCCCTGGCCAAGAAGCTGTCATGCTGGAGGAGCCAGGGTCCTCACACTGCTCCAGAGGAG ATGTTACCAAGCTGTGGTATCATTGGgaccctctctgccttctcttctttcaGATTCTTTAA
- the CUNH17orf64 gene encoding uncharacterized protein C17orf64 homolog isoform X2 — translation MKQGHYLAPTPRNVLVGSVPCLERSSSTVPAGDALVRHAKGLSQDTFKICKEYLRPLKKFLRKLNLPKDLPQKKRIKYTKQSLEALGDHINTFLQHYCRAWEIKHWKKMLWRFVSLFSELEAKQLRRLYKYTKTNQTAKFLVALCPWDAPERSLLANQEDSLPRLCSAWGLHGNISGMKERLSRMHAPGQEAVMLEEPGSSHCSRGDSLRKLPQKPKLKKKRIKERPESPKSYS, via the exons ATGAAACAGGGCCACTACTTGGCACCTACTCCCAGGAATGTTTTG GTGGGGAGTGTTCCCTGCTTAGAGAGGAGCTCCAGCACTGTACCTGCCGGAGATGCTCTGGTCCGTCATGCCAAGGGCCTGAGCCAGGATACCTTCAAAATT TGTAAAGAATACCTGAGGCCTCTGAAGAAGTTCCTTCGAAAGTTGAACCTGCCCAAGGACCTTCCCCAGAAGAAAAGGATAAAGTACACGAAGCAGAGCCTTGAAGCCCTAGGGGACCATATTAACACCTTCCTGCAGCATTACTGCCGAGCCTGGGAAATCAAGCACTGGAAAAA AATGCTCTGGCGGTTTGTCTCCCTCTTCTCAGAACTGGAAGCAAAGCAGCTTCGTCGGCTCTATAAGTACACCAAAACGAATCAGACGGCCAAGTTCCTG GTTGCACTCTGCCCCTGGGATGCACCGGAGAGATCATTGCTTGCCAACCAGGAGGATAGTCTTCCTAGGCTCTGCAGTGCCTGGGGGTTGCATGGAAATATCAGCGGTATGAAGGAGAGGTTGTCCAGGATGCATGCCCCTGGCCAAGAAGCTGTCATGCTGGAGGAGCCAGGGTCCTCACACTGCTCCAGAGGAG ATTCTTTAAGGAAACTTCCTCAAAAACCAAAGCTGAAGAAAAAGAGGATTAAGGAAAGACCAGAATCTCCCAAGAGCTACTCATAA
- the CUNH17orf64 gene encoding uncharacterized protein C17orf64 homolog isoform X1: MEASDWQGGEGDKPLEKVGSVPCLERSSSTVPAGDALVRHAKGLSQDTFKICKEYLRPLKKFLRKLNLPKDLPQKKRIKYTKQSLEALGDHINTFLQHYCRAWEIKHWKKMLWRFVSLFSELEAKQLRRLYKYTKTNQTAKFLVALCPWDAPERSLLANQEDSLPRLCSAWGLHGNISGMKERLSRMHAPGQEAVMLEEPGSSHCSRGDSLRKLPQKPKLKKKRIKERPESPKSYS; this comes from the exons ATGGAAGCCTCAGACTGGCAAGGGGGTGAAGGAGACAAGCCACTAGAGAAG GTGGGGAGTGTTCCCTGCTTAGAGAGGAGCTCCAGCACTGTACCTGCCGGAGATGCTCTGGTCCGTCATGCCAAGGGCCTGAGCCAGGATACCTTCAAAATT TGTAAAGAATACCTGAGGCCTCTGAAGAAGTTCCTTCGAAAGTTGAACCTGCCCAAGGACCTTCCCCAGAAGAAAAGGATAAAGTACACGAAGCAGAGCCTTGAAGCCCTAGGGGACCATATTAACACCTTCCTGCAGCATTACTGCCGAGCCTGGGAAATCAAGCACTGGAAAAA AATGCTCTGGCGGTTTGTCTCCCTCTTCTCAGAACTGGAAGCAAAGCAGCTTCGTCGGCTCTATAAGTACACCAAAACGAATCAGACGGCCAAGTTCCTG GTTGCACTCTGCCCCTGGGATGCACCGGAGAGATCATTGCTTGCCAACCAGGAGGATAGTCTTCCTAGGCTCTGCAGTGCCTGGGGGTTGCATGGAAATATCAGCGGTATGAAGGAGAGGTTGTCCAGGATGCATGCCCCTGGCCAAGAAGCTGTCATGCTGGAGGAGCCAGGGTCCTCACACTGCTCCAGAGGAG ATTCTTTAAGGAAACTTCCTCAAAAACCAAAGCTGAAGAAAAAGAGGATTAAGGAAAGACCAGAATCTCCCAAGAGCTACTCATAA